AGAAATACGCCGATGAAAATATCCGCATATGCAGGCCCTTTGGTATCTCGACGCAGGATTTGGAAGTCGTGGTCGCCGAGGTCATCACAAACCTGGGGAAGCATTACGACCACCGCAATATTCTCGATCTGGGCTTGATGCTTCTCCCCTCTTTCCTCAATCCTTTTAAAAAGAGAACCATCAAAGCCTGTTTAGGGGGCTGCTCGGAATACGAAGTCATTTGTTCCGGAATGATCGCCAAGGCGTTCCAAAAGGTCGGATATCCGATCCTGCCCGCCTTGTCGAAGACCACGGATCCCGCCAGACACGCAGCAAAGAACCCTTTCGGGTCGGCTTTGGTCATGCGCCATTACTCCCAGATCGTACCGAGAGATTTCGACCTGAGTCCCACTTTCGAAATCATCAAACACAACCTTTTCGGCATGGATGGTTTTGATTATCGGTCCATTTGGGCGAATGGCGGCCAACCGGGGCAGCACCTTTTAGGGTGCGACCTGTTAGGGACGGCGACTCCTGCGGAAAGGACGGGCGGCGATGGCACAGA
This Desulfatitalea tepidiphila DNA region includes the following protein-coding sequences:
- a CDS encoding YiiX/YebB-like N1pC/P60 family cysteine hydrolase; its protein translation is MASIRDARPQKEMSLIGRALHKRLNRPVESYEKRMVNNMTTLYQVIRKGDIVLVEGRAEISRIIKLMTNSTWSHSAIYVGDALEKSTDENVKRTLKYAEEPHRRHMLIEADSVTGVAAAPLKKYADENIRICRPFGISTQDLEVVVAEVITNLGKHYDHRNILDLGLMLLPSFLNPFKKRTIKACLGGCSEYEVICSGMIAKAFQKVGYPILPALSKTTDPARHAAKNPFGSALVMRHYSQIVPRDFDLSPTFEIIKHNLFGMDGFDYRSIWANGGQPGQHLLGCDLLGTATPAERTGGDGTEKPQ